AATTTGCGGCTGCCCTGCTAACGGCCGTTATTACATCAGCCTTATTTATATACTTCCTATAGGGGTATAACAAATAGCTGGTAGGAATCCAGAGATACTTCTCATCACTTGCAATGAAGATTGTATGATTCGTTAAAACGGACGGTGTACCAAGCCTCTCAGCAATATTGAGCGAAATAAGAGAGGTAGGGGTAAAAGCATGATGCGCATGGACTATGCCGACTCTTTCCTTCTTAAGCACCTCTTCAAGCCTTGAAGGATTGGGGGAACAATTATGACTGGCAATGGAAAGATAGGCTCTAACGGGACAATATTTCCGCATCTTATCCGTGCGAGATGCTCATGGGAAATGACACCTGCCTTCTTAGCAATTATTATGACTTCATGACCCCTTTTATCAAGCTCTGATGCTAGCCCTGCGACATGAGATTGTACGCCGCCGATCGTGGGATAAAAGTAGTCTGTGCATAGGGCGACTCTCATCCTCTCCTCACACTCTCATATATAGACGTGTCTAGCGAAAAATATGAATGCCTCATTTATGTAAACTTTCCTTGCACGACTCATCATTTATAGAATAATAAGCTTACTTCTGACGTTACAAATTCAACTGCTATCGCCAACATCGCATTCGACTATCTCATGTGAGGAGGATGAATGATCATCAAGATCGGATGTGACTTATATAATTTATTCAGTATCAGCAGCGTCTCAGATCTCGAGGCTTATAATTTTACTCGAAGATTCAAAGCTGGAGAGTAATCCATTTATGGATGTTGCTTAATTTCTCTACCTTATGGGATCTGAGAGATTAGTCGTGATAATGGGTTCCAAGAGCGACCTATCTTTCGCCGAAAGAATTCGCGGCTTCTTGAAAGAGGAGGGCTTCAGTCTAAACTGTGAGTTCGCCGTTTCTTCAGCTCATAGGACGCCGGAATATCTTCTAGAGAAATTGAAAAAATATGAAGAATCCGGAGATAACGTAGTCTACATAACTGTTGCAGGTCTTTCTGATGCGCTTTCAGGGGTTGTCGCGGGTTCATCTACTCGCCCAGTGATTGCATGTCCGCCAGACATCGACAAGTTTGGATGGGCAAAGGCTTTCTCATCTTTCATGACGCCTAAGGGTGTCCCGGTCTTGCTTGCTTCGGGGCCGGAGAACGCTGCCTTAGCGGCTGTGAGAATTCTTTCACTAACAGTTCCACAGTTCAGGGAAGAGCTTAAAATTTATATGAGGAAGAGAAGGGAGGAAGTTTTGTCTTCAGATAGGACGGTTAGTTGATAGGCTAAACTTGAGGTGAAAAATATGGAGATAGATCCGAAAAAAGTGTTACTGTACTCAGATCTTCCATATAAACTATTGAGAAGGGGAAAGGTCAGGGACATATATGATCTTGGAGACAATCTCTTAATATTTTCGACTGACAGAATCTCCGCCTTTGATGTTGTCCTACCGAACGGGATACCCTATAAAGGTGAGTCGCTGAATCTGCTATCGATCTACTGGTTTGAACAGACCGAGAAGATTGTTCCAAACCATATTGTTAAAGTTGTCGATTCTAGGAGTGTTCTAGTCAGAAAGGCTGATCCCATACGGGTTGAGTTTATTGTGAGAGGATACCTATACGGATCGGCATGGGAACGATATAGTCGTGGAGAGGAAATTTGCGGGGTTAAGCTGCCTCCGGGACTGCGTAAAGCGGAGAAGCTTCCTAACCCTATTTTGACACCTACAACCAAGGCTGATGTTGGACATGATGTAGATATTACAATGGATGAAGCGGCTAAGATGATCGGAAGGAGTCTTCTGGATACAATTGAAGATATAAGCCTAAAGATTTATAGTGAGGCCGCAGCAAGAGCGGAATCTAGAGGAATAATCATCGCTGACACAAAGTTCGAGTTCGGCATATGCGATGGAGAACTATTCCTTATTGATGAGCTGCTGACACCTGACTCTTCACGTTTCTGGCCTAAAGACCTATACACTGTTGGTCAGGATCAGCCGAGCTTCGACAAACAATTTGTCCGTGACTACCTCACCTCAATTGGGTGGAATAAGCAGCCACCAGCGCCGAATCTACCTGATCACATCATCATTCGAACAGCGCAGAAGTATATAGAGGCATATGAGCGGCTAACTGGCATGAAGATTGATGAGGCTATCAGTAAGGCAAAGAAGGGATGAATGAGCGTTTGTCTTATGGAAATTCGAAGTATGCAGAGGCTGGCGTGGATGTAAGGAAAAAGGGGATAGAGATCTTCAAGACAACTGTTGATAACCTCTATCCAGAAGCCTTCTGCGTTGTCACCAAAGACCCTGATCTTCCAGGATATGGACTTGTCACGCATGCTGATAGTGCTGGAAGCAAACCAGTGCAGGCCTACCTTAATTGGAGAGAATCGGGTAGTCTCGAGTGGTTTAAGGGTCTCGCCCAAGATGTACTTGCAATGAATATTAACGACATCTCTTGCGTCGGCGCTAAACCCATAAATTTCGTAGATTACTTAGCGCTAAATCCATTACGCATTCCAAAAGTTGAACTTCTAAGAGTGTTAAATGAAGGTTTCAGGGAGTGTTTTGGAACGCTGGATAAGCTCGGCATGAAAATACTCTTTTCGGGTGGGGAAACAGCGGATCTACCTGATATGCTAAGAACTCTTGATATTTCTGGGGCGGTAAACGGGAGGGTAGAGCTGAAGAAAGTGATTACTGGGGTGAGAATTAAGCCTGGCGACATAATCATAGGGCTGAGAAGCGGCGGCAGAACACGATACGAAAAGAAGGAGAACAGCGGCATTATGTGTAACGGGCTTACATTGGCCAGGCTCTGCCTTATGAGTAAAGAATATCAGGAGAAGTATCCTGAAATCGTTGATCCGCAGGGTAGAGGATACTATGGCAGGTTCAGGTTTGACCAGTATCTCGATGAACTTGGTATGACTGTCGGAGAAGCCCTCCTCTCCCCTATGAGGTTCTATGCGCCTGTTATACACGAGATATTGAAGAAGTATGGGCACTATGTTTCAGGTCTAGTCCACAATATGGGCGGCGGCTTAACTAAGGGTTTAAGAATCGGGAGAAACATAAATTACGTTAAGGACAACCTGTTCGAACCTGACCCAATCTTTAAGCTTATTAAGCATGAATCCGGCGAGTCCTGGCGAAACATGTATGAGATTTATAATATGGGGGTCGGCTTCGAAATCATTGCACAACCTGAAGCGGCTGAAGAAATAATAAGCGTATGCGAGAGTTATGGACTCGAGGCAAAAGTAGTGGGGAGATGCGAAAGAAGTGACGGACAAAATATGGTGACGATAATAAGCTCTCAAGGCAATTTTCAATACAAATAAAATCTTTTTCTTTTGAAACAATCATTTAAGCAACTATTTTCCCTCAGGACATTTCATCATCGGTTTGATTCTAATTGGTCGAGAAGATTCTCTTTGGCTTTTCTCGCTTTTTCCATCACTTCTACCACATCAACTGACTTAACTTCGCGGTTTTCCATAACTATCTCCCCATTTATTATTGTTGTCTCAACATCCGCACCTCTAACAGCATAGACAAGATGACTGGCGATGTTGTAGACTGGACACAAATGAGGCTTCTTAAAATCGATTATGATTAAATCGGCTCTCTTGCCAGGCTCCAATGATCCTATCTGGTCTTCCCAACACAGCGTCTTAGCGCCCTCAATAGTGGCCATTCTTAGAACCGTTTCTGCTGGCAGTATTGTTGGATCGGCATTTATGCCTTTATGTAGTATAGCTGCGAGCTTAACTGTTTCGAACATGTCTGCAACGTTATTTGAGGACGGGCTGTCCGTGCCTAAAGACACTGTCACGTTTGACTTTATCAACTTGGTGACGGGGCAAACTCCAGAAGCCAGCTTAAGGTTAGAGACTGGGTTATGTGACACCTTCACCCCTCTCCTTCTTAGAACTTCAATATCCTTGTCCGTTAAGTGCACGCAATGAGCGGCGACTACATCTGGTCCCAAAACTCCAAGCGAATCTAGGTAATCAACCACACCGTCTTTAATACGGATTCCAAATGCTTCCTCAACTTTTTTTGGTTCATCAATTGTCTCGGCGATATGCATGTGCCAAATAATTGGATTTTCTGCAGACCCATATTTCTCATTTAATTCGGCAGTCCATGATCTGATCTCCTGAAGGTATTCTGGGCTAACCGTGTACGGGGCATGTGGATCAACACTTATACGTATTGTGCCGCCCATTTTACCATGCCACATTCTTGTCAGCTCTTCAAGGTCTCGTCTATCACTGTCTCTATGCCAAGATAGGCAGCCGTGACCCACAACGCCTCTAACCTTAGCCTCTGCGAAGGCTCTAGCCTCATTATACTCCCCACGGTAAAAATACATGGTGTTAATTGTTGTCGTGCCAGTCATTATCGACTCAACCGCTGTTAGAAGCGCCCCAACATATATATCATAACCAGTCATATGCCTCTCGATAGGCCAAATCCAATTCTCAAGCCACTCTCTAAGAGGATAATCATCCGCATATCCCCTTAGTAAACTCATTGCGGCGTGCTGATGAGTGTTGATAAGCCCGGGCATCACCACCCTCCCTGCGGCGTCGATTTTCTCATAGCCAGCATATTTACGTTTAAGGTCTCTTTCTTCGCCTACGTCTATAATCGTGTCACCCTGGATCGCGACTGCACCATTTGTAATTACTCCTTTAACGCCCATCGAAACTATCGTTCCGCCAATTATGAGAAGATCCATACTCGATTCCTTCTCATTCACTTTCTATTAACCTGAGATACGCCGAAGATATTAAAATCATTTACATTGGGCATCATAAATCCTTGGAAGCAGTCACCGTTGAAGGGATAATGTTTTAAGGATATTAATTTAAAGTGTCTAGGAGATGGGCATGCTGATAATAATATGCGGCCTTCCAGGAACTGGTAAGAGCACTCTCGCCAAGCTTTTGGCCGGGGAGATGGGTGCGGATGTCTTGAGAACAGATATTATAAGGAATGAAATGTTCAAAGAGGCGACACTGGACGAGGTTTTGATGTCAACCGATCCGATGCAGTACAATCTAGAGCAGGTCTTCAATGGACAAAGGGTCATACCTTCTGAATATCAGAACATGATATGGCGGCAGAAACAGATGGTATATGATGAGCTGCTGCGAAGGACTGAGTCGCTATTGAGGAGAGGTCGAACTGTTATTTTGGACGGAACCTTTTACAGACGAGACTTAAGAAATCAGCTATACTTGATGGCTAAAGCTGAAGGGGTTCCAGCATACGTGATCGAATGCCGCTGCCCAATACGTATATTGAGGTATAGATTTAACATGAGACAGCGAATTCCCGACGACGCCTCACACGCGAGTAGCATGAAGGTCTATCGAAAGGTAAAGAGTGTTTATGAGAGCCCAGCGTTGGACAATGTACCTCTAATCATTTACGATTCCGGAAGGCAGAGGGCTAAA
This Candidatus Bathyarchaeota archaeon DNA region includes the following protein-coding sequences:
- a CDS encoding glycosyltransferase; its protein translation is MRVALCTDYFYPTIGGVQSHVAGLASELDKRGHEVIIIAKKAGVISHEHLARIRCGNIVPLEPIFPLPVIIVPPILQGLKRCLRRKESA
- a CDS encoding AIR carboxylase family protein, with the protein product MGSKSDLSFAERIRGFLKEEGFSLNCEFAVSSAHRTPEYLLEKLKKYEESGDNVVYITVAGLSDALSGVVAGSSTRPVIACPPDIDKFGWAKAFSSFMTPKGVPVLLASGPENAALAAVRILSLTVPQFREELKIYMRKRREEVLSSDRTVS
- a CDS encoding phosphoribosylaminoimidazolesuccinocarboxamide synthase, translated to MEIDPKKVLLYSDLPYKLLRRGKVRDIYDLGDNLLIFSTDRISAFDVVLPNGIPYKGESLNLLSIYWFEQTEKIVPNHIVKVVDSRSVLVRKADPIRVEFIVRGYLYGSAWERYSRGEEICGVKLPPGLRKAEKLPNPILTPTTKADVGHDVDITMDEAAKMIGRSLLDTIEDISLKIYSEAAARAESRGIIIADTKFEFGICDGELFLIDELLTPDSSRFWPKDLYTVGQDQPSFDKQFVRDYLTSIGWNKQPPAPNLPDHIIIRTAQKYIEAYERLTGMKIDEAISKAKKG
- a CDS encoding AIR synthase related protein, whose translation is MNERLSYGNSKYAEAGVDVRKKGIEIFKTTVDNLYPEAFCVVTKDPDLPGYGLVTHADSAGSKPVQAYLNWRESGSLEWFKGLAQDVLAMNINDISCVGAKPINFVDYLALNPLRIPKVELLRVLNEGFRECFGTLDKLGMKILFSGGETADLPDMLRTLDISGAVNGRVELKKVITGVRIKPGDIIIGLRSGGRTRYEKKENSGIMCNGLTLARLCLMSKEYQEKYPEIVDPQGRGYYGRFRFDQYLDELGMTVGEALLSPMRFYAPVIHEILKKYGHYVSGLVHNMGGGLTKGLRIGRNINYVKDNLFEPDPIFKLIKHESGESWRNMYEIYNMGVGFEIIAQPEAAEEIISVCESYGLEAKVVGRCERSDGQNMVTIISSQGNFQYK
- a CDS encoding amidohydrolase — protein: MNEKESSMDLLIIGGTIVSMGVKGVITNGAVAIQGDTIIDVGEERDLKRKYAGYEKIDAAGRVVMPGLINTHQHAAMSLLRGYADDYPLREWLENWIWPIERHMTGYDIYVGALLTAVESIMTGTTTINTMYFYRGEYNEARAFAEAKVRGVVGHGCLSWHRDSDRRDLEELTRMWHGKMGGTIRISVDPHAPYTVSPEYLQEIRSWTAELNEKYGSAENPIIWHMHIAETIDEPKKVEEAFGIRIKDGVVDYLDSLGVLGPDVVAAHCVHLTDKDIEVLRRRGVKVSHNPVSNLKLASGVCPVTKLIKSNVTVSLGTDSPSSNNVADMFETVKLAAILHKGINADPTILPAETVLRMATIEGAKTLCWEDQIGSLEPGKRADLIIIDFKKPHLCPVYNIASHLVYAVRGADVETTIINGEIVMENREVKSVDVVEVMEKARKAKENLLDQLESNR
- a CDS encoding ATP-binding protein; this translates as MLIIICGLPGTGKSTLAKLLAGEMGADVLRTDIIRNEMFKEATLDEVLMSTDPMQYNLEQVFNGQRVIPSEYQNMIWRQKQMVYDELLRRTESLLRRGRTVILDGTFYRRDLRNQLYLMAKAEGVPAYVIECRCPIRILRYRFNMRQRIPDDASHASSMKVYRKVKSVYESPALDNVPLIIYDSGRQRAKTLNVAEGDGGAKAILDIIKRNQLEELSH